The genomic interval CAATGTGGCGGTGAGGGTCTTGCCTTCACCGGTACGCATTTCGGAAATTTTGCCCTGGTGCAGCGCAATGCCACCCAACATCTGCACGTCAAAGTGACGCATTTTCATGACGCGCTTGGAAGCCTCACGCACCACGGCATAAGCTTCAGGTAACAAATCGTCTAAGGCCTCACCGTTGGCGACGCGTGATTTGAATTCGTCGGTTTTGGCACGCAAGGCCGCATCGTCGAGCTTCTCCAACGAAGGCTCCAACGCATTGATTTGCGTGACGGTTTTGCGGTATTGCTTGAGTAGCCGCTCATTGCGGCTACCAAAAATTTGAGTCAAGAAATTGAGAGCCATGCGAGCACTGCGAGGCCCCTGTTTTTCTGCAAAAACAAGGGTCGCAAAATCCTTTGTGAAAGGCTTGATAGAAGCTCAGAATTTTAACCGTCAGCGGAACCATAATTGCGGCATGGCCACCCGTTCTACACCGCATCCCGACACACTTGCAGCCTATCGTGCGCTGGGATACAACACACCGCCCAAATCAAGGGTCAGTGTGCGAGGTAAATCACAGACATTGGAGCAAGTGGTCGGCTCGGCGCCTTCTTTGGCCCACCTCTCCGCGATTGCTCAGGACACCCAAAACAGACTCAAAGCGATCGCCCCCCTACTCCCCGCCTCGTTGCGCCCACTGGTCCAATCTGGCGGTGTAGAAGATGATGCTTGGTGTTTGTTGGTGCCCAACAGCGCTGTAGCCGCCAAGCTACGCCAAACATTGCCGGCCTTGTGCGCCCACTTGCGCACCAAGGGCTGGAATGTGAACACCATCCGTGTAAAAGTGAAATCGCACAGCTAAAGAAAAACCCGCTACGCCAAAGGCGTAACGGGTTTTATTTTGGTGCCGCTTGTCGGAATCGAACTGACGACCTACCGCTTACAAGGCGGGTGCTCTACCAACTGAGCTAAAGCGGCGCAGGCAGAATTCTAACCTAACTTTCGTGTGTTTTTACTTCACACGCGTGAGTGTTGGGCGACCTGAAGGTGTCGTGGGCGTTGGCGACTCATCGTCTGCACCACCGTCAACCTGTGATGTGTCCACCGCACTTAATGCGGGACGTTTAGCGACAGCGGCAGGAACCGCATCAGATGCTGTACTCATCGGAAAGGACATACCTTGTCCGTTTTCACGCGCGTAAATCGCCATCACTCGATTGATGGGAATGATGATTTCACGCGGCACACCACCGAAGCGGGCTTTGAATTCAATGAACTCATTGCCCAGCGTCATGCCTGCCGTGGCGTCATAGCCCACGTTCAACACAATCTCACCGTTTTTGACGTACTCCATCGGCACTTGCACGGTCTCGTCAACCAAGACCGCGACATAGGGCGTGAACCCACGGTCGGTGCACCACTCGTGCAAAGCACGCAGCAGATACGGACGGGTGGAAGAGGCGTCTGGAGCGTTCAACATACGAATTACTTGCGCATGACCTTTTCAGAAGGCGTCAATGCCTCAATGTAGGCTGGGCGCGAGAAGATGCGCTCGGCGTACTTGAGCAATGGTGCAGCGTTCTTCGACAAGTCGATGCCGTAGTGATCCAAGCGCCACAACAGTGGCGCAATGGCCACGTCGAGCATGGAGAAGTTTTCGCCCAACATGTACTTATTCTTCAAGAACACGGGAGCCAGCTGTGTCAAACGGTCACGGATGTGTGCACGGGCTTTTTCCAACGCTTTGTCATTGGCTTTGGCAGCACGAGACTCCAACGTGGACACGTGTGTGAACAATTCTTTTTCGAAGTTCAACAAGAACAAACGCACGCGGGCGCGCTCGACAGGGTCGCCAGGCATCAACTGTGGATGTGGGAAACGTTCGTCGATGTATTCGTTGATGATGTTGGACTCATACAAGATCAAATCGCGCTCAACCAAGATTGGCACTTGACCGTATGGGTTCATCACATTGATGTCTTCGGGCTTGTTGTAAAGATCAACATCGCGAATTTCAAAGTCCATGCCTTTTTCGAACAAGACAAAACGGCAGCGATGTGAGTAGGGACACGTAGTTCCCGAATAAAGCACCATCATGATGGGCGGCTCCTAAAAATCAAAAAGAGTGGCAGGCTAACCTGTCACTCCGTGAAGTGACAACAGGCATGAAGCCTGTTGCCGAATTTGCGCAAATTACTTGATGTCTTTCCAGAAGGAAGCATTCAAGCGCCATGCGATGAACATAAAGCCAACCAAGAACAACAACACCCAAACGCCAATGCGAACGCGTGTATTTTGAGCTGGCTCAGCCATCCATTGCAAGTAACCCACGAGATCACCCATGGCTTGGTCGTATTCCAAAGCGGTCATCTTGCCTGGCTTGATTTGTTCCCAGCCTTTGAAGGTTTGGACTTGATGGCCGTGGTCTTCGTGTGTGTCATAGATCGGACGACGCTCGCCTTGCAATTCCCACAACACGTGAGGCATGCCCACGTTAGGGAACACCAGGTTATTCCAACCTGTGGCTTTGGTTTCGTCACGGTAGAACGTGCGCATGTAGGTGTAGAGGTAATCCGCACCTGTGCCGCCGTGGCCCGCACGTGAACGTGCGATCACTGTCAAATCAGGCGGTGTGGCACCAAACCAGTCTTTGGCCTGTTTGGGGTCAATGTTGGCCTTCATGGTGTCACCGACTTTTTCGGTCGTGAACAACAAGTTGTCTTTGATCTGCTGTTCTGTCAAACCGATGTCTTTCAATCGGTTGTAGCGCATGAATGCGGCTGAGTGACAGTTCAAGCAGTGGTTGACAAAAATCTTGGCGCCGTTTTGCAAGGCACCCAGATCGTTGGTTTTATTAGGCGCTTTGTCCCATGCGATGGTGTCGCCGCCAGATGCTTGCGCACCAGCAACCACACCGAGGGCCAATGCCAAGCTGAGAATGATTTTTTTCATGGTTATGTACTCCGTGAATCTCAGTGAGGCGTGAAAGTAACGCGGTCAGGCACAGGCTTGGTTGCACCCATGCGGCTCCACATCGGCATCAACAAGAAGAAACCGAAGTAAAACAAGGTACCGACTTGCGACACGCGCTCGCCAATGGCGGAGGGTGGTTGAACGCCCAAATAAGCCAACACGATGAAGTTCACCACGAACACACCGTACATGTACTTGTGCCAGTCAGGACGGTAGCGGATTGATTTGACACCGCAGTTGTCCAACCAGGGCAAGAAGAACAAGATCACCACAGCGCCACCCATCACCACCACACCCCAGAATTTGGCGTCGATGGAGAGCATGAGCACGGACACAAACAAAGCTGCACCCACCACACCCGCTTTGACTACTTTTGGCAAGTTGGTTTTGACAGCACCAAAGAAGGCACCGGCTAAAACGCAAGCAATCAACACGTACATCATTTCACTGGTGATCGCACGCAACATCGAATAGAAGGGCGTGAAGTACCACACTGGCGCAATGTGCAACGGTGTCTTCAAAGGATCCGCAGGGATGAAGTTGTTGTATTCGAGGAAGTAACCACCGAATTCAGGTGCGAAGAAGATCACAGCGCTGAACACCAACAAGAAGCCGCTCACACCCAAAATGTCGTGCACGGTGTAGTAAGGGTGGAAAGGCACGCCGTCGAGTGGGTGACCGTTGGCATCTTTCGGTGCGTTCGGGCCTTTGATTTCCACGCCGTCTGGGTTGTTAGAGCCCACTTCGTGCAAAGCAATGATGTGCGCCACCACCAAGCCCAAGAGGACGAGTGGCACCGCAATCACGTGGAAGCTGAAGAAGCGGTTCAAGGTGGCATCACCGACCACGTAGTCACCACGAATCAGCAAAGCCAAGTCGGGGCCCACGAAAGGCACAGCAGCAAACAAGTTCACGATCACTTGAGCGCCCCAATAGGACATTTGACCCCATGGCAACAAGTAACCCATGAACGCCTCAGCCATCAAGCACAAGAAGATGGCACAGCCAAAGACCCACACCAATTCACGTGGCTTGCGGTATGAACCGTAGATCAAACCACGGTACATGTGCATGTAAACCACGATGAAGAACGCCGAAGCGCCAGTGGAGTGCATGTAGCGGA from Limnohabitans curvus carries:
- a CDS encoding glutathione S-transferase N-terminal domain-containing protein — encoded protein: MMVLYSGTTCPYSHRCRFVLFEKGMDFEIRDVDLYNKPEDINVMNPYGQVPILVERDLILYESNIINEYIDERFPHPQLMPGDPVERARVRLFLLNFEKELFTHVSTLESRAAKANDKALEKARAHIRDRLTQLAPVFLKNKYMLGENFSMLDVAIAPLLWRLDHYGIDLSKNAAPLLKYAERIFSRPAYIEALTPSEKVMRK
- a CDS encoding ClpXP protease specificity-enhancing factor, which translates into the protein MLNAPDASSTRPYLLRALHEWCTDRGFTPYVAVLVDETVQVPMEYVKNGEIVLNVGYDATAGMTLGNEFIEFKARFGGVPREIIIPINRVMAIYARENGQGMSFPMSTASDAVPAAVAKRPALSAVDTSQVDGGADDESPTPTTPSGRPTLTRVK
- a CDS encoding cytochrome b, encoding MAEFKEISPDASAGEKLLNWVDNRFPASKMYKEHLSEYYAPKNFNFWYFFGSLALLVLVIQIVTGIFLVMHYKPDANLAFGSVEYIMRDVPWGWLIRYMHSTGASAFFIVVYMHMYRGLIYGSYRKPRELVWVFGCAIFLCLMAEAFMGYLLPWGQMSYWGAQVIVNLFAAVPFVGPDLALLIRGDYVVGDATLNRFFSFHVIAVPLVLLGLVVAHIIALHEVGSNNPDGVEIKGPNAPKDANGHPLDGVPFHPYYTVHDILGVSGFLLVFSAVIFFAPEFGGYFLEYNNFIPADPLKTPLHIAPVWYFTPFYSMLRAITSEMMYVLIACVLAGAFFGAVKTNLPKVVKAGVVGAALFVSVLMLSIDAKFWGVVVMGGAVVILFFLPWLDNCGVKSIRYRPDWHKYMYGVFVVNFIVLAYLGVQPPSAIGERVSQVGTLFYFGFFLLMPMWSRMGATKPVPDRVTFTPH
- a CDS encoding cytochrome c1 — protein: MKKIILSLALALGVVAGAQASGGDTIAWDKAPNKTNDLGALQNGAKIFVNHCLNCHSAAFMRYNRLKDIGLTEQQIKDNLLFTTEKVGDTMKANIDPKQAKDWFGATPPDLTVIARSRAGHGGTGADYLYTYMRTFYRDETKATGWNNLVFPNVGMPHVLWELQGERRPIYDTHEDHGHQVQTFKGWEQIKPGKMTALEYDQAMGDLVGYLQWMAEPAQNTRVRIGVWVLLFLVGFMFIAWRLNASFWKDIK